DNA from Microbacterium sp. SORGH_AS_0969:
AGGCCTACATCGACGAGCACGGCGCGGCCGAGCCGTTCGGCGGGGTGCGCGATGGCTTCGCCGCCCTGCCGGAGGATGCGCGTCGGGCCAAGGCGGCGGCGCTCGCCCCGACGATCCGCGGCCTCGCCTCCACCGACAAGCCCATGGTCGGGCACTTCACCGATTCCGACGTGGTGCTCGACTTCCTGGCATCCGAGAAGGCACCCGCCCTCGCCGCGCTCGGCACGAGCTGCCCCGATCACTTCCTGCGCACCAAGGTCAAGCCGCTGATCCTCGACCTCCCCGCCGACGCCTCGGTGGAGGACGCGATCGCGCGCCTCAAGGAACTGCACGCGGAGTACCGCGCCGACTACCAGGCGTACTACGACGCGCACGCGGATGCCGATAGCCCCGCGATCCGCGGCGCCGACCCGCTCATCGTGCTCGTGCCGGGCGTCGGCATGTTCTCGTACGGCGCGAACAAGCAGACCGCGCGCGTGGCGGGCGAGTTCTACGTCAACGCGATCAACGTCATGCGCGGCGCCGAGGCCCTCTCGACCTACGCGCCGATCTCGGATGCCGAGAAGTTCCGCATCGAATACTGGGCGCTCGAGGAGGCGAAGCTCCAGCGCATGCCGAAGCCCAAGACGCACCAGGGACGCATCGCGTTCGTCACGGGGGCGGCATCCGGAATCGGCAAGGCCATCGCGACCCGCCTCGCCGCGGAGGGGGCGTGCGTCGTCGTCGCCGACCTCGACCTCGCAAAGGCGCAGGCCGCGGCCGCCGAGCTGGGCGGCACCGACGTCGCAATCGGCGTCGCGGCGAACGTCGCGGATGCCGAGGGCGTGCAGGCCGCGATCGACGCGACGCTCCTGGCGTTCGGCGGCATCGACCTCGTCGTCAACAACGCCGGACTCTCGCTGTCGAAGCCGCTGCTCGAGACCACGGAGAAGGACTGGGACCTGCAGCACGACGTCATGGCGAAGGGCTCGTTCCTCGTGTCGAAGGCCGCGGCCAAGGCGCTCATCGAGCAGGGGATGGGCGGAGATGTCATCTACATCTCGTCGAAGAACTCCGTGTTCGCGGGCCCGAACAACATCGCGTACTCGGCGACGAAGGCCGACCAAGCGCACCAGGTGCGTCTGCTCGCGGTCGAGCTCGGCGAGCACGGCGTGCGCGTGAACGGCATCAACCCAGACGGCGTCGTGCGCGGCTCGGGCATCTTCGCCGCCGGGTGGGGCGCCAACCGCGCCGCGACGTACGGCGTCGACGAGAAGGATCTCGGCCAGTTCTACGCCAACCGCACGATCCTCAAGCGCGAGGTCGTGCCCGAGAACGTCGCCGACGCGGTGTACGTGCTCACCGGCCCCGAGCTCTCGCGCACGACCGGCCTGCACATCCCGGTGGACTCGGGCGTCGCCGCGGCGTTCCTGCGATGAGCGGGGC
Protein-coding regions in this window:
- a CDS encoding bifunctional aldolase/short-chain dehydrogenase; this encodes MASSTAADLVARSNRLGSDPKVTNYAGGNTSAKGTDIDPVTGEPVELLWVKGSGGDLGTLTEKGLAVLRLDRMRALVDVYPGIEREDEMVAAFDYCLHGKGGAAPSIDTAMHGLVDAAHVDHLHPDAGIAIATAADGEELTEKIFGDKVVWVPWRRPGFQLGLDIAAIKEKNPQAIGTILGGHGITAWGDTSEEAERNSLWIIDTAQAYIDEHGAAEPFGGVRDGFAALPEDARRAKAAALAPTIRGLASTDKPMVGHFTDSDVVLDFLASEKAPALAALGTSCPDHFLRTKVKPLILDLPADASVEDAIARLKELHAEYRADYQAYYDAHADADSPAIRGADPLIVLVPGVGMFSYGANKQTARVAGEFYVNAINVMRGAEALSTYAPISDAEKFRIEYWALEEAKLQRMPKPKTHQGRIAFVTGAASGIGKAIATRLAAEGACVVVADLDLAKAQAAAAELGGTDVAIGVAANVADAEGVQAAIDATLLAFGGIDLVVNNAGLSLSKPLLETTEKDWDLQHDVMAKGSFLVSKAAAKALIEQGMGGDVIYISSKNSVFAGPNNIAYSATKADQAHQVRLLAVELGEHGVRVNGINPDGVVRGSGIFAAGWGANRAATYGVDEKDLGQFYANRTILKREVVPENVADAVYVLTGPELSRTTGLHIPVDSGVAAAFLR